The following coding sequences lie in one Spinacia oleracea cultivar Varoflay chromosome 1, BTI_SOV_V1, whole genome shotgun sequence genomic window:
- the LOC110806188 gene encoding uncharacterized protein → MGQSLMKLAPAGSEVKSQIMGEIAQRYYDEHFLDVTKEYLTSAEFSDFYRVVCQAVEGINTSVGNTQFRVPKEEALQQAFDKHHKGKGKSLTKEEFQKILQDAIMETGFTGIGAKDILFYIFGVPATALLIKQGIIPKAIPNEIFIPVVTSATVFVLAKLNKI, encoded by the exons ATGGGGCAGTCGTTGATGAAATTAGCTCCTGCTG GAAGCGAGGTAAAGTCCCAGATAATGGGTGAAATAGCTCAAAGATATTATGACGAGCATTTCTTAGACGTTACAAAGGAGTACTTGACCTCGGCTGAATTTAGTGATTTCTACAGAGTAGTTTGTCAAGCAGTAGA AGGGATCAACACAAGTGTTGGCAACACCCAATTTCGAGTACCAAAGGAAGAAGCTCTTCAACAAGCATTTGAC AAACACCACAAAGGCAAAGGGAAATCATTGACGAAAGAAGAGTTTCAAAAGATTCTTCAAGATGCAATAATGGAAACAGGATTCACGGGCATTGGAGCAAAGGATATTCTATTTTACATCTTTGGTGTTCCTGCAACAGCCTTACTCATCAAACAAGGAATTATTCCTAAAGCAATTCCTAATGAGATTTTCATTCCTGTTGTCACCTCTGCTACTGTCTTTGTTCTTGCCAAATTGAACAAGATATGA
- the LOC110806189 gene encoding phosphatidylinositol 4-phosphate 5-kinase 4, which translates to MVEQRDQSCGMAKAWEATLRKTQAAAKKRAHSIFGSTSISHVNDDFIDNEASTHHHRGSDSIEPVPVEKFLPNGDYYVGQWYEYCPHGHGKYLWTDGCMYLGEWFRGQAIGKGRFSWPSGAIYEGEFKSGYMDGKGAYTGPEGDGYKGFWVMNMKHGYGVMTYENGDLYDGEWRHGVQEGQGKYQWRNGNCFVGEWRNGVISGPGVMVWANGNCFEGYWFDSLPNGEGIFKWDNGCYYEGNWSRDPNNMSGSYHCPESESSHQENWDPQELYNEILSECKVCANEKITVFPSQKKLAAWKSQKGTDSRARPARMSVDSRITTGGHMLDSEGSFSSEGSHRRNSDSGRDGDLDGLSLDNCTSFRMGPGTPGKPLRIPKVGKKQGETITRGHKNFELMLNLQLGIRHAVGRPAPPTSLDLKSSAFDPKEKVWTKFPSEGSKYTPPHSSCEFKWKDYCPLVFRALRKLFKVDAADYMLSICGNEALRELSSPGKSGSFFYLSSDDRYMIKTIKKTEVKVLLRMLSAYYNHVRAFENTLVTKFFGLHCVKLTGTIQKKVRFIIMGNLFCTEHTIHRRFDLKGSSLGRSTDKPEEELDASTILKDLDLNFIFRLQKSWFQDFCRQVDRDCEFLEQERIMDYSLLVGLHFREASKAGDLIPSGSRTPNGCDEQESDQGAPRLSKVDMDQLLIDPAWWASVRLGINMPAQVERAVRKMEGESQVLEPIGEYYDVVMFFGIIDILQDYDISKKLEHAYKAMQYDATSISAVDPKLYSKRFRDFIFKIFAEDA; encoded by the exons ATGGTTGAGCAAAG AGATCAATCTTGTGGAATGGCGAAAGCATGGGAAGCTACATTGCGAAAAACACAAGCAGCTGCAAAGAAACGGGCACACAGCATATTTGGTTCAACATCCATTTCTCATGTGAACGATGATTTCATTGATAATGAGGCGAGCACTCATCATCATCGTGGAAGTGACAGCATTGAACCTGTACCTGTAGAGAAGTTCCTTCCAAATGGAGATTACTATGTTGGACAATGGTATGAGTATTGCCCACATGGACATGGGAAGTACTTGTGGACTGATGGGTGCATGTATTTAGGAGAGTGGTTTAGAGGACAAGCTATAGGGAAAGGTAGGTTTAGTTGGCCTTCAGGGGCTATTTATGAAGGTGAATTTAAGAGTGGTTATATGGATGGGAAAGGTGCTTATACCGGCCCAGAAGGGGACGGTTATAAGGGTTTTTGGGTGATGAATATGAAACATGGTTATGGTGTAATGACTTATGAGAATGGCGATTTGTATGATGGAGAATGGAGACATGGGGTGCAAGAAGGACAAGGGAAATACCAATGGAGAAATGGGAATTGTTTCGTTGGAGAATGGAGAAATGGGGTGATTTCCGGTCCTGGTGTTATGGTATGGGCAAATGGAAATTGCTTTGAAGGATATTGGTTTGATTCTTTACCTAATGGAGAAGGTATTTTCAAATGGGATAACGGATGCTACTACGAGGGTAATTGGAGTAGAGATCCGAATAACATGAGTGGTTCATATCATTGTCCTGAATCTGAATCATCACATCAGGAAAATTGGGATCCTCAAGAGTTGTATAATGAGATTTTGAGTGAGTGTAAGGTATGTGCAAATGAAAAGATTACTGTATTTCCATCACAGAAGAAGCTCGCGGCATGGAAGTCACAGAAAGGAACAGACTCAAGGGCTAGGCCTGCTCGAATGTCAGTTGACTCGAGAATAACTACTGGTGGACACATGTTGGATTCAGAAGGAAGTTTTTCAAGTGAAGGTAGTCATAGAAGGAATTCTGATAGTGGAAGAGATGGAGATTTGGATGGTCTCAGTCTTGATAATTGTACCAGTTTTAGGATGGGACCAGGGACTCCAGGGAAACCACTAAGGATACCTAAAGTAGGCAAGAAACAAGGTGAAACTATTACTAGAGGTCATAAAAACTTTGAGCTTATGCTCAATCTGCAGTTAGGAATCAG GCATGCTGTTGGAAGACCTGCTCCACCAACATCCCTTGATTTAAAGTCATCTGCTTTCGATCCCAAGGAAAAAGTATGGACAAAATTTCCATCAGAAGGATCTAAGTATACTCCTCCACATAGTTCCTGTGAATTCAAATGGAAAGACTACTGCCCTTTAGTTTTCAG AGCTCTGAGGAAGCTTTTTAAGGTCGATGCAGCTGATTACATGTTATCAATCTGTGGGAATGAAGCCCTTAGGGAGTTGTCTTCCCCCGGGAAAAGTGGGAGCTTCTTTTACTTAAGCAGTGATGATCGTTACATGATTAAGACGATAAAGAAGACAGAAGTCAAA GTACTCCTAAGGATGTTATCAGCATACTATAATCATGTTCGAGCATTTGAGAACACGCTAGTCACCAAGTTTTTCGGCCTTCATTGTGTTAAATTAACGGGTACAATCCAGAAGAAA GTACGCTTCATAATAATGGGGAACCTATTCTGCACCGAGCACACCATTCATCGTCGTTTTGACTTGAAAGGATCTTCACTTGGTCGCTCAACTGATAAACCTGAGGAAGAGTTAGATGCAAGTACAATACTCAAAGACCTTGATCTCAACTTTATATTTCGATTGCAGAAGTCATGGTTCCAAGATTTCTGCAG ACAAGTCGATAGAGATTGCGAGTTTCTGGAACAGGAGAGAATCATGGACTACAGTTTGCTAGTTGGCCTTCATTTTAGGGAAGCTTCCAAAGCAGGGGACCTGATTCCTTCTGGATCCAGGACACCTAATG GTTGTGATGAACAAGAAAGTGATCAAGGAGCTCCTCGACTTTCTAAAGTAGATATGGATCAGCTTCTTATTGATCCAGCTTG GTGGGCTAGTGTTAGATTAGGAATAAACATGCCGGCTCAAGTTGAGAGGGCAGtaaggaaaatggaaggagAGTCACAGGTATTAGAGCCAATTGGAGAATACTATGATGTTGTAATGTTCTTTGGGATTATAGACATACTTCAAGATTACGACATTAGCAAAAAACTCGAGCATGCTTATAAGGCAATGCAATATGATGCTACCTCAATATCAGCTGTAGATCCTAAACTCTACTCCAAACGTTTTCGTGACTTTATTTTCAAGATTTTTGCGGAAGATGCTTAG